A single Mastomys coucha isolate ucsf_1 chromosome X, UCSF_Mcou_1, whole genome shotgun sequence DNA region contains:
- the LOC116090919 gene encoding ubiquitin carboxyl-terminal hydrolase 22-B-like, producing the protein MLLQVERPWKHCCPSRSGVQAGPPPEPEPDPEPEQKPEPEPEPEPEPEPLPEPEPELKRQPEQEPKDEKPAQSGVGGSGDEVPPPTLPSDPPRPPDPSPRRSRAPRRRPRPRPQTRLRTPPQPRPRPPPRPRPRRGPGGGCLDVDFAVGPPGCSHVNSFKVGENWRQELRVIYQCFVWCGTPETRKSKAKSCVCHVCGTHLNRLHSCLSCVFFGCFTEKHIHEHAETKQHNLAVDLYYGGIYCFMCKDYVYDIDIEQIAKEEQGEALKLQASTEVSQQPCSVPGLGEKYPTWETTKPELELLGHNPRRRRITSSFTIGLRGLINLGNTCFMNCIVQALTHTPILRDFFLSDRHRCEMPSPELCLVCEMSSLFRELYSGNPSPHVPYKLLHLVWIHARHLVLEPEPEKVKEMTPQAY; encoded by the exons ATGCTGCTTCAGGTGGAGCGGCCTTGGAAGCACTGCTGTCCCTCTAGATCTGGGGTCCAGGCCGGGCCCCCA CCCGAGCCCGAGCCCGATCCGGAACCCGAACAGAAGCCCGAGCCGGAGCCCGAGCCGGAGCCCGAACCCGAGCCCTTACCGGAGCCTGAGCCTGAGCTTAAGAGGCAGCCCGAGCAAGAGCCGAAGGATGAGAAGCCAGCGCAGAGCGGTGTTGGCGGCAGTGGCGACGAGgttcctccccccacccttccCTCCGACCCTCCGCGGCCCCCTGATCCCTCTCCGCGTCGCAGTCGTGCCCCGCGCCGCCGACCCCGGCCCCGGCCCCAGACTAGGCTCCGTACCCCGCCGCAGCCTAGGCCACGGCCCCCTccccggccccggccccggcGTGGTCCTGGGGGCGGATGCCTGGATGTGGATTTTGCTGTGGGGCCACCAGGTTGTTCCCACGTGAACAGCTTTAAGGTGGGAgagaactggaggcaggaactgcgGGTTATCTACCAGTGCTTCGTGTGGTGTGGAACCCCAGAGACCAGAAAAAGCAAGGCGAAGTCGTGCGTCTGCCATGTGTGTGGCACCCATTTAAACAGACTCCACTCTTGCCTTTCCTGCGTTTTCTTTGGCTGCTTCACAGAGAAGCACATCCACGAGCATGCTGAGACAAAACAGCACAACTTAGCGGTAGATCTTTATTATGGGGGCATATACTGCTTCATGTGTAAAGACTATGTGTATGACATAGACATTGAGCAAATTGCCAAAGAAGAGCAAGGAGAAGCCTTGAAATTACAAGCGTCCACAGAGGTTTCTCAGCAGCCGTGTTCAGTGCCGGGCCTTGGTGAGAAATATCCCACCTGGGAAACGACCAAACCTGAGTTAGAACTGCTGGGGCACAACCCACGGAGAAGAAGAATCACCTCCAGCTTTACCATCGGCTTACGAGGACTAATTAATCTTGGCAACACGTGTTTTATGAACTGCATTGTCCAGGCCCTGACCCACACGCCAATACTGagagatttctttctctctgacagGCACCGATGTGAAATGCCGAGCCCCGAGTTGTGTCTGGTCTGTGAGATGTCTTCGCTCTTTCGGGAGCTGTATTCTGGAAACCCTTCTCCTCATGTGCCCTATAAGTTACTGCATCTGGTGTGGATCCACGCTCGTCATTTA GTCCTGGAACCTGAGCCAgaaaaggtgaaagaaatgaCTCCACAAGCCTACTGA